A stretch of the Actinomycetota bacterium genome encodes the following:
- a CDS encoding cold-shock protein, with product MATGTVKFFNAEKGYGFISREQGDDVFVHFSNIVGSGYRTLEQGQRVEFDVAPGRKGEEAQNVRVI from the coding sequence GTGGCTACAGGAACCGTGAAGTTTTTCAATGCGGAGAAGGGCTACGGCTTCATCTCCCGGGAGCAGGGCGACGACGTGTTCGTGCACTTCTCCAACATCGTGGGGTCGGGCTACCGCACCCTCGAACAGGGCCAGCGGGTGGAGTTCGACGTGGCCCCCGGGCGCAAGGGCGAAGAAGCGCAGAACGTCCGGGTCATCTGA